In Agrobacterium sp. RAC06, a single window of DNA contains:
- a CDS encoding SDR family oxidoreductase, with translation MGRLDNKIAVVTGGTQGLGAEVARLFAERGAKGLVICGRSRDKGEAKAREITERYGTPVHLISADLGEVADCRRVIAAADEKFGRIDALVNVAAITDRGTILDTDEALFDRMFAINTRAPFFLIQDAVKLMLRDGIEGTIVNISSMSAMAGQPFIAAYCASKGALDTLTRNVAFGLLKNRIRCNALNIGWMASDGEDRIQREYHGAPADWLKEAAARQPFGRLVDPAEVARACAYLSSEESGLMTGATINFDQSIWGAYEDSPHPKEKMTL, from the coding sequence ATGGGAAGACTGGACAACAAGATCGCCGTCGTTACCGGCGGCACGCAGGGGCTCGGCGCGGAAGTCGCCCGGCTGTTTGCCGAGCGCGGCGCAAAAGGCCTGGTCATCTGCGGTCGCAGCCGCGACAAGGGTGAGGCCAAGGCGCGTGAGATCACCGAGCGCTACGGCACCCCGGTGCATTTAATCTCAGCCGATCTCGGCGAGGTCGCCGACTGCCGCCGGGTGATTGCCGCCGCCGATGAGAAATTCGGCCGCATCGACGCGCTGGTCAATGTCGCTGCCATCACCGATCGCGGCACCATCCTCGACACCGACGAGGCGCTGTTCGACCGCATGTTCGCGATCAACACCCGCGCGCCCTTCTTCCTGATCCAGGATGCGGTGAAGCTGATGTTGCGTGATGGTATCGAGGGCACCATCGTCAACATCTCCTCGATGTCCGCAATGGCCGGCCAGCCCTTCATCGCCGCCTATTGCGCCTCCAAGGGCGCACTCGACACCTTGACCCGCAATGTCGCCTTCGGCCTTTTGAAGAACCGCATCCGCTGCAATGCCCTCAACATCGGCTGGATGGCGAGCGACGGCGAAGATCGCATCCAGCGGGAATATCACGGCGCGCCCGCCGACTGGCTGAAGGAAGCGGCCGCCCGCCAGCCCTTCGGCCGCCTCGTCGATCCGGCCGAGGTCGCCCGCGCCTGCGCCTATCTGTCGTCGGAGGAAAGCGGCCTGATGACGGGCGCCACGATCAATTTCGACCAGTCGATCTGGGGCGCCTATGAGGACAGCCCGCACCCGAAGGAAAAGATGACGCTCTGA
- a CDS encoding phytanoyl-CoA dioxygenase family protein, with protein sequence MDQRTLTSRRRDKVWLDSQAGDIEAFKALVALKTRREDWPFAAGVEKNVLFYDGSAVRDIARDPEARRELMAEWVEAFSNGPGVIVIRNAIADLSVVDRATEVFNAIVKAEKEGGKAAADHFAKPGANDRIWNSLQKHALADPDNFARYYASDAIAMASEAWLGRGYQMTAQMNRVNPGGKAQVPHRDYHLGFMSPEQMQAYPGHIHAVSPLLTLQGAVAHCDMPVESGPTLFLPYSQSFFEGYLAFGRPEFQAVFAESHVQLPLSKGDAVFFNPALMHGAGNNVSADIWRMANLLQVSSAFGRAMESVDRDAMCKAVYPALLAAERAGALTLAEIANAMAATAEGYAFPTNLDSDPPVGGLAPKTQNTMMAEALKAGMEPEAFAALVETQAAKRRA encoded by the coding sequence ATGGACCAGAGAACACTGACCAGCCGTCGCCGCGACAAGGTCTGGCTCGACAGCCAGGCCGGCGACATCGAGGCCTTCAAGGCGCTGGTGGCGCTAAAGACCAGGCGCGAAGACTGGCCATTCGCCGCCGGCGTCGAGAAGAACGTGCTCTTCTATGATGGATCGGCCGTGCGCGACATCGCCCGCGACCCGGAGGCCCGCCGCGAATTGATGGCCGAGTGGGTCGAAGCCTTCTCGAATGGCCCCGGCGTCATCGTCATCCGCAATGCCATTGCCGACCTGTCGGTCGTCGATCGCGCCACCGAAGTCTTCAACGCCATCGTCAAGGCCGAGAAGGAAGGCGGCAAGGCGGCCGCCGACCATTTCGCCAAACCCGGCGCCAATGACCGCATCTGGAATTCGCTGCAGAAACACGCGCTCGCCGACCCCGACAATTTCGCCCGCTACTATGCCTCGGACGCGATCGCCATGGCGTCGGAAGCCTGGCTCGGCCGGGGCTACCAGATGACTGCGCAGATGAACCGGGTAAACCCCGGCGGCAAGGCGCAGGTCCCGCATCGCGATTATCACCTCGGCTTCATGTCGCCGGAACAGATGCAGGCCTATCCGGGCCACATCCACGCCGTCTCGCCACTGCTCACCCTGCAGGGCGCGGTCGCCCATTGCGACATGCCCGTCGAAAGCGGCCCGACGCTCTTCCTGCCCTATTCGCAGTCCTTCTTCGAAGGTTATCTCGCCTTCGGCCGTCCCGAATTCCAGGCCGTCTTTGCCGAGAGCCACGTGCAATTGCCGCTCTCGAAGGGCGACGCCGTCTTCTTCAATCCGGCCCTGATGCACGGCGCCGGCAACAATGTGTCCGCCGATATCTGGCGCATGGCAAACCTGCTGCAGGTGTCCTCCGCCTTCGGCCGCGCCATGGAAAGCGTCGACCGCGATGCCATGTGCAAGGCGGTCTATCCGGCGCTGCTGGCGGCCGAGAGGGCGGGCGCGCTGACCTTGGCCGAAATCGCCAATGCCATGGCCGCAACGGCGGAAGGCTATGCCTTCCCGACCAATCTCGACAGCGATCCGCCGGTCGGTGGCCTTGCGCCGAAGACACAGAACACCATGATGGCGGAAGCGCTCAAGGCGGGCATGGAACCGGAGGCCTTCGCAGCGCTCGTCGAGACACAGGCTGCCAAGCGCAGGGCATGA
- a CDS encoding LacI family DNA-binding transcriptional regulator → MSGKTPQKHLKADPMRPPFPLKDIALQSGLSLATVDRALHRRGHVAKATGLRIEAAIAELERQYAEARIGGRRLIIDVVMETPQRFSNAVRAAFEAELPGMRPASLSARFHVAETMEERDLLAILKRIRRRGSHGVVVKVPSTPAIAEMAAELMDSGIPVVTLVTDLPATVRQGYVGMDNRVAGATAAYLLARMAGPAAGKVLVTLSSARFSGEEERQRGFRDALKKDAPHLGIVTISEGFGVDRTTERLVKAALVADPEIRAVYSIGGGNRAILRAFAEERRRIDVIAAHDLDADNKALLAEGRLTFVIHHDLRQDARSACQMVMAHHRMLPRDFQVAPSRVAIATPHEGM, encoded by the coding sequence ATGAGCGGCAAAACACCTCAAAAACACCTCAAGGCCGATCCCATGCGCCCGCCCTTTCCGCTCAAGGACATCGCCCTGCAATCGGGCCTCAGTCTCGCCACCGTCGATCGGGCCCTGCACCGACGCGGGCATGTGGCGAAGGCGACGGGGCTTCGCATCGAGGCGGCGATCGCGGAACTGGAGCGGCAATATGCCGAGGCACGCATCGGCGGGCGGCGCCTCATCATCGACGTGGTCATGGAAACGCCGCAGCGATTTTCGAACGCCGTGCGCGCGGCCTTCGAAGCCGAGCTGCCGGGCATGCGGCCGGCTTCGCTTTCGGCGCGCTTTCACGTGGCCGAGACCATGGAGGAGCGCGATCTTCTCGCCATCCTCAAGCGCATCCGCCGGCGCGGCAGCCATGGCGTCGTCGTCAAGGTGCCCTCGACGCCAGCGATCGCCGAGATGGCGGCGGAGCTGATGGACAGCGGCATTCCTGTGGTGACGCTGGTGACCGACCTGCCCGCCACTGTGCGGCAGGGTTACGTCGGCATGGACAATCGGGTGGCGGGGGCAACGGCCGCCTATCTGCTGGCCCGCATGGCGGGGCCAGCTGCGGGCAAGGTGCTGGTCACGCTATCGAGCGCCCGATTTTCCGGCGAGGAAGAGCGCCAGCGCGGCTTTCGCGATGCGCTCAAAAAGGACGCGCCGCATCTGGGCATCGTGACGATATCAGAGGGGTTCGGCGTCGACCGCACGACGGAAAGGCTGGTGAAGGCGGCGCTTGTCGCGGATCCCGAGATCCGCGCCGTCTATTCGATCGGCGGCGGCAACCGGGCGATCCTGCGCGCCTTTGCCGAGGAGCGGCGCCGGATCGACGTCATCGCCGCCCATGACCTCGACGCCGATAACAAGGCGCTTTTGGCGGAGGGCCGCCTGACCTTTGTCATCCATCACGATCTGCGCCAGGATGCCCGCAGCGCCTGCCAGATGGTCATGGCGCATCACCGCATGCTGCCCCGGGATTTCCAGGTGGCACCATCGCGGGTGGCAATCGCCACGCCGCATGAGGGGATGTGA
- a CDS encoding DUF937 domain-containing protein: MSEIVTRIADSVGISPEKAETALGMMLGFLQREAADGPVARMIEAIPGAAELVAKHNGEGSGGGGLLGGLMSAIGGGGIMGLGQQLMSQGLGMGEISTLAKETMAVAREYAGADVVDEVVASVPGLSQFV, encoded by the coding sequence ATGAGCGAAATCGTCACCCGCATCGCCGACAGTGTCGGCATTTCCCCGGAAAAGGCTGAAACAGCCCTTGGCATGATGCTCGGCTTCCTGCAGCGCGAAGCAGCCGACGGCCCGGTCGCCCGCATGATCGAAGCCATCCCCGGTGCCGCTGAACTGGTCGCCAAGCACAATGGCGAAGGCTCTGGCGGCGGCGGCCTGCTCGGCGGCCTGATGAGCGCCATCGGCGGCGGCGGCATCATGGGCCTCGGCCAGCAGCTGATGTCGCAAGGCCTCGGCATGGGCGAAATCTCGACGCTTGCCAAGGAAACCATGGCGGTTGCCCGCGAATACGCTGGCGCAGACGTTGTCGACGAAGTCGTCGCCTCGGTCCCGGGCCTCAGCCAGTTCGTCTGA
- a CDS encoding helicase HerA-like C-terminal domain-containing protein: MLQEGSLYLGTSRNPDDSLNKAEYMALKYGNRHGIVTGATGTGKTVTLQVLAESFSEAGVPVFASDIKGDLSGVAAMGEPKDWITQRATQIGFTDYAPAEFPVIFWDLYGEKGHRVRTTVAEMGPLLLSRLMNASEAQEGALNIAFKIADEGGLPLMDLKDLQALLNYMAEHATELSSQFGLISKASIATLQRGLLILEQQGAENFFGEPALKVTDIMRTTHDGRGAISILAADKLMMNPRLYATFLLWLLSELFEELPEVGDLDKPKLVFFFDEAHLLFNDAPKVLIERVEQVVRLIRSKGVGVYFVTQNPLDVPETVLAQLGNRVQHALRAYTPREQKAVKTAADTFRPNPAFDCADTITQLGIGEALVSTLEAKGIPSMVERTLIRPPSGKVGPIDDATRQKVMNLSPVAGQYDIDLDSESAYEILTARAKKAADAEAARRAAEEKAESGDSAAGRWTLPGFGDEPEETQNSRKTTTTKRSGGYQRETVIEAAMKSAARSVATSVGRALVRGILGSLRR; the protein is encoded by the coding sequence ATGCTGCAAGAAGGCTCGCTCTATCTCGGCACCAGCCGCAACCCGGACGACAGCCTCAACAAGGCTGAATACATGGCGCTGAAATACGGCAACCGCCACGGCATCGTCACCGGCGCGACGGGTACCGGCAAGACGGTGACGCTACAGGTGCTGGCCGAGAGCTTTTCCGAGGCCGGCGTTCCCGTCTTTGCCTCCGATATCAAGGGCGACCTTTCCGGCGTTGCCGCCATGGGCGAGCCGAAGGACTGGATCACGCAACGTGCGACACAGATCGGCTTTACCGATTACGCACCCGCCGAATTCCCCGTCATCTTCTGGGATCTCTATGGCGAGAAGGGCCATCGGGTGCGCACCACCGTCGCCGAGATGGGACCGTTGTTGCTCTCGCGCCTGATGAACGCTTCGGAGGCACAGGAAGGCGCGCTCAACATCGCCTTCAAGATTGCCGATGAGGGTGGGCTGCCGCTGATGGATCTCAAGGATCTGCAGGCGCTGCTCAATTACATGGCCGAGCATGCGACCGAGCTTTCGAGCCAGTTCGGTCTCATCTCCAAGGCCTCGATCGCGACACTTCAACGGGGATTGCTGATCCTCGAGCAGCAGGGCGCGGAGAATTTCTTCGGCGAGCCGGCGCTCAAGGTGACCGACATCATGCGCACCACCCATGACGGGCGTGGGGCGATTTCGATTCTGGCCGCCGACAAGCTGATGATGAACCCGCGTCTTTACGCGACCTTCCTGCTCTGGCTGCTCTCTGAGCTGTTCGAGGAACTGCCTGAGGTGGGCGATCTCGACAAGCCGAAGCTCGTCTTCTTCTTCGACGAGGCGCATCTTCTCTTCAATGACGCGCCAAAAGTGCTGATCGAGCGGGTCGAGCAGGTGGTGCGGCTGATCCGTTCCAAGGGCGTCGGCGTCTATTTCGTCACGCAGAACCCGCTCGACGTGCCGGAAACCGTGCTCGCCCAGCTCGGCAACCGGGTGCAGCACGCGCTTCGCGCCTATACGCCGCGCGAGCAGAAGGCGGTCAAGACAGCGGCCGACACCTTCCGGCCGAACCCCGCTTTCGACTGTGCTGATACCATCACCCAGCTCGGCATCGGCGAGGCGCTGGTGTCGACGCTCGAAGCCAAGGGCATTCCTTCCATGGTCGAGCGGACGCTGATCCGCCCGCCCTCGGGCAAGGTGGGACCGATCGACGACGCCACACGGCAGAAGGTGATGAACCTGTCGCCGGTCGCCGGGCAATACGACATCGATCTCGATTCGGAATCGGCTTACGAGATCCTCACCGCCCGGGCGAAGAAGGCCGCAGACGCCGAGGCAGCGCGGCGCGCGGCGGAGGAGAAGGCGGAAAGCGGAGACAGCGCTGCCGGTCGCTGGACCCTGCCCGGCTTCGGCGACGAGCCCGAGGAGACGCAGAACAGCCGCAAGACGACAACGACGAAACGCTCCGGCGGCTATCAGCGCGAAACGGTGATCGAGGCCGCCATGAAAAGTGCGGCACGCTCCGTTGCGACCTCGGTTGGCCGTGCCTTGGTTCGCGGTATCCTCGGCAGTCTTCGCCGGTGA
- a CDS encoding EAL domain-containing protein: MDSSLDHVVLVNNAKRALERGRFELTYQPIYSVDNREVDSVETLLRWRIAPGRLAAAQDFRAVFRDPMMSLSIRDFVLSTTLRQAARWRAEGHDMGRISVNATAFDLCSGDFALRLTDMVQGFGLTPDMLEIEVAEPAFYGPLAKPVSLALEALHYCGFSLAMDNFGATHAGLTALRNHSFRRLKIDHSLMRSALTNAVDKAIVRHVIALGHDLGMIVTAAGVENEDQMEIAVQLGFDSVQGFFVCFPKEAELLPRVCHVLNLQGRSA; this comes from the coding sequence TTGGACAGCAGTCTGGATCACGTCGTTCTGGTCAACAATGCAAAGCGCGCGCTGGAACGCGGACGCTTTGAGCTCACCTACCAACCCATCTATTCCGTCGACAACCGGGAAGTGGACAGTGTGGAAACACTGCTGCGCTGGCGCATTGCGCCTGGTCGACTGGCGGCCGCGCAGGACTTCCGCGCCGTCTTTCGCGATCCCATGATGTCGCTGTCGATCCGTGATTTCGTGCTATCGACGACACTGCGCCAGGCGGCGCGTTGGCGGGCCGAGGGCCACGACATGGGGCGGATCAGTGTCAATGCCACGGCCTTCGATCTGTGTTCCGGCGATTTTGCCCTGCGGCTGACCGACATGGTGCAGGGTTTCGGGCTGACACCCGATATGCTGGAGATCGAGGTTGCAGAGCCGGCTTTCTATGGCCCGCTGGCCAAGCCGGTCAGTCTGGCGCTCGAAGCCTTGCATTACTGCGGCTTTTCGCTGGCCATGGACAATTTCGGCGCGACCCATGCCGGGCTTACGGCGCTCCGCAACCACAGCTTCCGGCGCTTGAAGATCGACCATTCGCTGATGCGCAGCGCGCTCACCAATGCCGTCGACAAGGCGATCGTGCGCCATGTCATCGCGCTCGGCCACGATCTCGGCATGATCGTCACGGCAGCCGGCGTCGAGAACGAAGACCAGATGGAAATCGCCGTGCAGCTCGGCTTCGACAGCGTGCAAGGCTTCTTCGTCTGCTTCCCGAAGGAAGCGGAGCTTCTCCCGCGCGTCTGTCATGTACTCAACCTTCAGGGCCGATCCGCCTGA
- a CDS encoding YnfA family protein, translating into MTLLIYPLAALAEIAGCFAFWAWLKLDRSPLWLVPGLLSLAVFAWLLTLVPSEAAGRAYAAYGGVYIAASLVWLWLIEGQRPDRFDLTGAAICLVGAAVILLPARG; encoded by the coding sequence ATGACCTTGCTGATCTATCCGCTGGCTGCCCTTGCCGAAATCGCCGGATGTTTTGCCTTCTGGGCCTGGCTGAAACTCGACCGCTCGCCACTCTGGCTCGTGCCCGGCCTTCTGTCGCTTGCGGTGTTCGCGTGGCTGTTGACACTGGTCCCCTCCGAGGCAGCGGGCCGCGCCTATGCCGCCTATGGCGGGGTCTATATCGCCGCATCGCTTGTCTGGCTCTGGCTGATCGAGGGGCAGCGGCCGGATCGCTTCGACCTGACGGGTGCCGCGATCTGCCTTGTCGGCGCAGCGGTGATCCTGTTGCCTGCCCGGGGCTGA
- a CDS encoding BrnA antitoxin family protein, with protein sequence MKDKFSSARPLTDAEEADIQAMIASDPDNPEMTEEELKEFRPFREVFPDLAEAIDRKLGRPKAKTTKKAISLRLDQEVIERFKAGGEGWQSRMNEVLRKAVGL encoded by the coding sequence ATGAAGGACAAATTCTCATCGGCCCGCCCGCTTACGGACGCGGAAGAGGCCGATATTCAGGCGATGATTGCGTCTGATCCCGACAACCCGGAAATGACGGAAGAGGAATTGAAGGAGTTCCGCCCCTTCCGCGAGGTGTTTCCGGATCTCGCGGAGGCAATCGACCGCAAGCTTGGTCGTCCCAAGGCGAAGACGACGAAAAAGGCGATCAGCCTGCGGCTCGACCAAGAGGTGATCGAGCGGTTCAAGGCGGGTGGCGAGGGATGGCAGTCGCGGATGAACGAGGTGCTGCGAAAGGCGGTGGGGCTTTAA
- a CDS encoding LysE family translocator has translation MTYAENLWLFSALLAGIIIVPGMDMIFVIANGLTGGRRAGVAATSGIMLGGVFHTLFGTIAVTVLSTLVPQLAGPMLVIGSAYMIWIGYTLARSAIVIDGIEASNLHRTARIFGQGLITCLLNPKAWLFILAVYPQFMRPEYGPFWRQALVMGALTLMLQGLVYGGLAFAAAKGRDALVSKPEVTIWIGRAAGWLLVAVAALMLVEGWRSW, from the coding sequence ATGACCTATGCCGAAAACCTCTGGCTCTTCTCCGCCCTGCTGGCGGGCATCATCATCGTGCCCGGCATGGACATGATCTTCGTTATCGCCAATGGCCTGACCGGCGGCCGCCGCGCAGGCGTGGCCGCCACGTCCGGCATCATGCTGGGCGGCGTCTTCCACACGCTTTTCGGCACCATCGCCGTGACAGTCCTCTCGACGCTGGTCCCGCAGCTTGCCGGCCCCATGCTGGTGATCGGTTCGGCCTATATGATCTGGATCGGCTATACGCTGGCCAGAAGCGCCATCGTCATCGACGGCATTGAAGCCTCAAACCTGCACCGGACGGCCCGCATCTTCGGCCAGGGACTGATCACCTGCCTGCTCAACCCGAAGGCCTGGCTCTTCATCCTCGCCGTGTATCCGCAATTCATGCGCCCTGAATATGGGCCCTTCTGGCGTCAGGCGCTCGTCATGGGCGCGCTCACCCTCATGCTGCAGGGGCTGGTCTATGGCGGGCTTGCTTTCGCTGCGGCCAAGGGGCGGGATGCGCTGGTCTCGAAGCCTGAAGTCACCATCTGGATCGGCCGCGCCGCCGGCTGGCTGCTGGTTGCCGTGGCGGCGCTGATGCTGGTGGAAGGGTGGAGGAGTTGGTGA
- a CDS encoding helix-turn-helix transcriptional regulator, which produces MRKASRLFEIIQTLRLAAHPITAQQIAEKLEVTQRSIYRDIAALQAMRVPIEGERGIGYILRPGFHLPPLMFTPEETEAIVLGMALTKRTADPELREASVRVLDKIAAAVPAPLKEAIVSRTLYAWGRVAEAPETIDFSMIRRAIRDERTLEIDYVSEQREETTRRIRPIALIYYSEAAVVVGWCELREGIRNFRVDRMRDCRATGAHFRREGDRLRKLWVAGWDTSGQGG; this is translated from the coding sequence ATGCGCAAGGCGTCCCGGCTGTTCGAGATCATCCAGACCTTAAGGCTTGCTGCCCACCCGATAACGGCGCAGCAGATCGCGGAAAAACTGGAGGTCACGCAGCGGTCGATCTACCGCGATATTGCAGCCCTCCAGGCGATGCGCGTGCCGATCGAGGGCGAGCGCGGGATTGGCTATATCCTGAGGCCCGGCTTTCACCTGCCGCCCCTGATGTTCACGCCGGAGGAAACCGAGGCGATCGTGCTTGGCATGGCGCTGACCAAACGCACGGCGGACCCAGAGCTGCGCGAGGCGTCGGTCCGCGTGCTCGACAAGATCGCGGCTGCCGTGCCCGCCCCGCTGAAGGAGGCGATCGTGTCGCGCACGCTCTATGCCTGGGGGCGTGTGGCCGAGGCCCCTGAGACCATCGACTTTTCGATGATCCGCCGCGCCATCCGTGACGAGCGGACGCTCGAGATCGACTATGTCAGCGAGCAGCGGGAGGAAACGACACGGCGGATCCGGCCGATCGCGCTGATTTATTACTCGGAGGCGGCGGTGGTCGTCGGCTGGTGCGAGCTGCGCGAGGGCATCCGTAATTTCCGGGTTGACCGGATGAGAGACTGCCGGGCGACAGGCGCACATTTCCGCCGCGAGGGGGACCGGCTGCGGAAGTTGTGGGTGGCGGGGTGGGACACCTCCGGCCAGGGCGGTTAG
- a CDS encoding fatty acid desaturase produces MSAAFDYRDDQIVEDETPDAKAWLKIVNTYRKPDLTRSSFELGVTLVPFVLLWLGAWASFEYAFWPGLVLVVPAAAFLLRLFIIQHDCGHGAFFARRSIDDWTGRLLGVLTFTPYDYWRRAHAEHHATAGNLEERGVGDITTLTVAEYKALSPMGRLGYRLYRNPVVLFGIGPIWVFLLKQRLPFGMMKDGALPWVSTMATNAGMVIMAALMIWLAGLDAFLIVHLPIVLLAGALGIWLFYVQHQFEDTHWSNPPEWQFQHAALHGASHYDLPWGLRWLTGHIGVHHVHHLSSKIPFYRLPEVLRDHPELKTISRITLMQSFACVKLVLWDEARGRLVSFREARRMAVA; encoded by the coding sequence GTGAGCGCTGCATTCGATTACCGCGACGATCAAATCGTCGAAGACGAGACCCCTGACGCCAAGGCCTGGCTGAAAATCGTCAATACTTATCGCAAACCGGACCTGACGCGCTCGAGCTTCGAGCTCGGCGTCACGCTCGTGCCCTTCGTCCTGCTCTGGCTCGGTGCCTGGGCAAGCTTCGAATACGCCTTCTGGCCGGGCCTCGTGCTCGTCGTGCCGGCGGCAGCCTTCCTGCTGCGCCTCTTCATCATCCAGCATGACTGCGGCCACGGCGCCTTCTTCGCCCGTCGCTCGATCGACGACTGGACCGGTCGCCTGCTCGGCGTCCTGACCTTTACGCCCTACGACTACTGGCGCCGGGCCCATGCCGAACACCATGCGACCGCCGGCAATCTCGAGGAACGTGGCGTCGGTGACATCACCACGCTGACCGTTGCCGAATACAAGGCCCTGTCCCCGATGGGCCGCCTCGGCTACCGCCTCTATCGCAATCCGGTCGTGCTCTTCGGCATCGGCCCGATCTGGGTCTTCCTCTTGAAGCAGCGTTTGCCCTTCGGCATGATGAAGGACGGCGCTTTGCCCTGGGTCTCCACCATGGCAACGAATGCCGGCATGGTTATCATGGCGGCGCTGATGATCTGGCTTGCAGGCCTCGATGCTTTCCTCATCGTGCATCTGCCGATCGTGCTGCTCGCCGGCGCATTGGGCATCTGGCTCTTCTACGTCCAGCACCAGTTCGAAGACACCCATTGGTCCAACCCTCCGGAGTGGCAGTTCCAGCACGCCGCTCTCCACGGCGCCTCGCACTACGATCTGCCCTGGGGCCTGCGCTGGCTGACCGGCCATATCGGCGTGCACCATGTGCATCACCTGTCGAGCAAGATCCCCTTCTACCGTCTGCCGGAAGTCCTGCGCGATCATCCGGAGCTGAAGACGATCAGCCGCATCACACTGATGCAAAGCTTCGCCTGCGTGAAGTTGGTTCTCTGGGACGAAGCCCGCGGTCGTCTGGTGTCGTTCCGGGAAGCCAGGCGGATGGCGGTCGCCTGA
- a CDS encoding cold-shock protein — MNTGTVKWFNSTKGFGFIQPDEGSADVFVHISAVQRAGMRDLVEGQKIGYDIVQDKRSGKSSADNLRAA, encoded by the coding sequence ATGAACACAGGTACCGTAAAGTGGTTCAACAGCACCAAGGGTTTTGGTTTCATCCAGCCGGATGAAGGCTCTGCCGACGTGTTTGTCCACATCTCTGCAGTTCAGCGCGCCGGCATGCGCGACCTCGTCGAAGGCCAGAAGATCGGCTACGACATCGTCCAGGACAAGCGTTCTGGCAAGAGCTCGGCCGACAACCTGCGCGCCGCTTAA
- the rpsU gene encoding 30S ribosomal protein S21, with product MQVLVRDNNVDQALRVLKKKMQREGLFREMKARSAFEKPSEKRVREKAEAIRRQRKLARKKMQREGLLPAPKKAVRTR from the coding sequence GTGCAAGTTCTCGTTCGTGACAACAATGTCGACCAAGCACTCCGCGTGCTGAAGAAGAAGATGCAGCGCGAAGGTCTCTTCCGCGAGATGAAGGCCCGCAGCGCCTTTGAAAAGCCGTCGGAGAAGCGCGTGCGCGAAAAGGCGGAAGCCATTCGTCGCCAGCGCAAGCTCGCGCGTAAGAAGATGCAGCGCGAAGGCCTTCTGCCGGCTCCGAAGAAGGCAGTGCGTACGCGCTAA
- a CDS encoding VOC family protein: protein MHGTFIWHELMTPDPAAAKAFYGPLLGWEPTDMEMEGFTYTTFAVPGFPSGVAGMMALTEDMKGQGIPPNWTGYIAVDDVDKTAAEYESNGGAIHRPPEDIPGIGRFAVVADPQGAVVCLMTPKMPDGETGSWPTPGSTGTVGWNELMAGDWEKVWDFYAGRFGWEKDMAVDMGDLGTYQTFKLGDRGIGGMMNKTPEMPMPYWGFFFIVPAIDSAIDRMKSLGGQLMFGPHEVPGGAWIAACQDPQGAYFNLTAAKK, encoded by the coding sequence ATGCATGGCACATTCATCTGGCACGAGCTGATGACCCCCGATCCGGCCGCGGCCAAGGCCTTTTATGGCCCGCTGCTCGGCTGGGAGCCGACCGATATGGAGATGGAGGGCTTTACCTACACCACCTTCGCCGTACCCGGTTTCCCTTCCGGCGTGGCCGGAATGATGGCATTGACCGAGGACATGAAAGGGCAGGGCATACCACCCAACTGGACCGGCTATATCGCCGTCGACGATGTCGACAAGACGGCCGCCGAATACGAGTCGAACGGCGGCGCGATCCACCGCCCGCCGGAGGATATCCCCGGCATTGGCCGTTTCGCCGTCGTCGCCGATCCGCAAGGCGCCGTCGTCTGCCTCATGACGCCGAAGATGCCGGATGGTGAAACCGGCAGCTGGCCGACCCCCGGCAGCACCGGCACGGTCGGCTGGAACGAGTTGATGGCCGGTGATTGGGAAAAGGTCTGGGACTTCTACGCCGGCCGATTCGGCTGGGAAAAGGACATGGCAGTCGATATGGGTGATTTGGGGACGTATCAAACCTTCAAGCTCGGCGATCGGGGCATCGGCGGCATGATGAACAAGACGCCGGAGATGCCCATGCCCTATTGGGGCTTCTTCTTCATCGTCCCGGCCATCGACTCGGCGATCGACAGGATGAAGTCTCTCGGCGGGCAGCTGATGTTCGGCCCCCATGAGGTCCCCGGTGGCGCCTGGATCGCAGCCTGCCAGGACCCGCAAGGCGCCTATTTCAATCTGACGGCGGCGAAGAAATGA